A stretch of Balaenoptera ricei isolate mBalRic1 chromosome 9, mBalRic1.hap2, whole genome shotgun sequence DNA encodes these proteins:
- the MKRN1 gene encoding E3 ubiquitin-protein ligase makorin-1 isoform X2, producing MHGVCKEGDNCRYSHDLSDSPYGVVCKYFQRGYCIYGDRCRYEHSKPLKQEEATATDLAAKSPLAASSSLSSVVGPIVEMNMGEAESRNSNFSTVGAGSEDWVNAIEFVPGQPYCGRTAPSSTEAPLQGSVTKEESEKEQTAVETKKQLCPYAAVGECRYGENCVYLHGDSCDMCGLQVLHPMDAAQRSQHIKSCIEAHEKDMELSFAVQRSKDMVCGICMEVVYEKANPSERRFGILSNCNHTYCLKCIRKWRSAKQFESKIIKSCPECRITSNFVIPSEYWVEEKEEKQKLIQKYKEAMSNKACRYFDEGRGSCPFGGNCFYKHAYPDGRREEPQRQKVGTSSRYRAQRRNHFWELIEERENGNPFDNDEEEVVTFELGEMLLMLLAAGGDDDLTDSEDEWDLFHDELEDFYDLDL from the exons atatgaacacagcaagccattgAAACAGGAAGAAGCAACTGCTACAGATCTAGctgcaaagtcaccccttgctgcttcctcaagtctctcatcagtagttggacCGATTGTTGAAATGAATATgggcgaagctgagtcaagaaattcaaacttttcaactgtaggagcgggttcagaagactgggtgaacgccattgagtttgttcctgggcagccctactgtggccgta CTGccccttcctccactgaagcacccctgcagggctcagtgaccaaggaagaatcagagaaggagcaaactgcagtggaaacaaagaagcagctctgcccctatgctgcagtgggagagtgccgatatggggagaactgtgtgtatctccaCGGAGACTcgtgtgatatgtgtgggctgcaggtcCTCCATCCAAtggatgctgcccaaagatcacaacaTATAAAA TCTTGCATCGAGGCgcatgagaaggacatggagctctcgtttgctgtgcagcgcagcaaggacatggtgtgtgggatctgcatggaggtggtctatgagaaagccaaccccAGTGAGCGCCGCTTCGGGatcctctccaactgcaaccacacctactgtctcaagtgtattcgcaagtggaggagtgctaagcaatttgagagcaagatcataaa GTCCTGCCCAGAATGCCGGATCACATCTAACTttgtcattccaagtgagtactgggtggaggagaaagaagagaagcagaaactcattcagaaatacaaggaggcaatgag CAACAAGGCGTGCAGGTATTTTGATgaaggacgtgggagctgcccatttggagggaactgTTTTTACAAGCATGCGTACCCTGATGGCCGtagagaggagccacagagacagaaagtgggaacatcaagcaGATACCGG GCCCAACGAAGGAACCACTTCTGGGAGCTCATTGAGGAAAGAGAGAACGGCAACCCCTTTGACAACGacgaagaagaggttgtcacctttgagctgggcgagatgttgcttatgcttttggctgcaggtggggacgacgacctgacagactctgaagacgagtgggacttgtttcacgatgagctggaagatttttatgacttggatctatag